From Aquificaceae bacterium:
AAATCTCTGGAGGAGCTAAAGCATGAAAATCCTTCTCATGGAAAAGAACCTAATACTTCTTAGTAGGATAAGGTCATCCCTCGGTGGTCATGAAGTAAGGGTTGGTACCAACTACGAAGGTGAGGATATGGTTCTCATAAGCCTTGAGCAGTTTCCTGTGGAAAAGGTTGCTGAGCTAAAGGCTTTGGGTGCAAAGGTTATAGCCTACTGTGGGCATAAAAACGTAGAACTAATGAAAAAAGCCAAAGAGCTTGGTGCAGACCTTGTGGTGTCAAACAGTCAAATAGTGCAAGCAGGAAGTCTAATTGAAAGCCTCTGAAAGCTCCATAATCCTTTCCGCTTGCTCTTTGTTTAATGGCACAACAGATAACCTTGGCATCCTTAGGAGAGGGGAATCTTTAAAAAGCGGTTCAGTCCTTAAAACCTTGAGACTTACAGGCTTTTTCAAAAGACCCGCAGGCTCTAAATCCACAACCCAGAGATTATTATCATCCTTATAGGGCTCAGAAATTACCTTTGCAAGTCCCACCACCGCCTTTATGTTGCCCGTATGGTATATGAAGCACAGGTCTCCCACTTTCATAAAGCTGATATACTTCTGTGCAAGAGGGTTCTTAACGCCAT
This genomic window contains:
- a CDS encoding EVE domain-containing protein: MYYLLKTEPSEYSYEDLLRDGITRWDGVKNPLAQKYISFMKVGDLCFIYHTGNIKAVVGLAKVISEPYKDDNNLWVVDLEPAGLLKKPVSLKVLRTEPLFKDSPLLRMPRLSVVPLNKEQAERIMELSEAFN